The nucleotide sequence ACTCCAATCCAAATGCTCCAATTGGCTTTATTCTATTAGGAATTAATATAGCGAACCTTAAGATTGTGGTAGCGTCTTAAAGGAGCCCTACATGGATATGTTATAATGTGAGTTAAATGTTGTAATCACACAATTAACGGTCATGTGGCTGTCATCTTTGGTGCTGCTGCTGCTAATCATTCTTCTTAATGAAATCCCTGGAATGTCTGCCCCAACACTGGCAAGTGGGCCCCTACAGTCTTGCTAACAAGCAGACCACCCACCACAACTAATAATATACATCCATACATtacgtatatatttatatacaactCTCTTTAAATGATTCATTCGCATTCTTCTTGTATGCATACCTCTATTATAGTAGTCGTGATTCATGATGGATATAGAATGGAAGCAATCATGCTTGTTTATTTATGCAAACGATGGGTTCTCTGTAAATCTATATGTGGACTTAGACATGCATGCATGGAAGGatagaaatataaatataaatataaatataaaaatatttatttatttatttatatgagaaTACTTGTTGCTGCTTATGTCACTCACACCTGCAATAATATTGGGTCTTACCTTGTGCTTCAAATGCAGACGACTTATTGCGGCTCATGTCACCTACCTGAAGTTTCCAATGCTAATCTTCACATCTTAGCTGATACAAGCTGTGTGCTGGTGGTGAAGAAATCTATATTTctcatatccatatatatatatttcttgtgCCTATGGATCCAATCCCCATCAACGACGAGTATTATAATGCTGTTCATATAATTGAAGAGGAAGACATTTCAACCGCCCCTCGAGAGTGGCTGGTCTGACGTGGGAATTCGATGTGTCCCACACGAACGAGAAGCGGCTAATGGATTTGGAGTCGCCTCCCTGCACTGCATTATTCCCGGTAATTATCACAAACACTTGCCGACCAATAAATCCCGGGTTGGTTGTCGGCGCGAGGCAGAGTGTGGAGATCAATTTCATCTTCTCTCCTGTTCCTAAGGGACCGTTCAAGCTGTGCTCAGCACCAAAATCTCATCTTCCTACCTGCAGCTAACGTGTGTTCTTGGCAGTCATTTGGCTCACCACCTCGCACACTGCAAGCCATCTTGTCCGCCATGGAGCTCAGAGTGGATCTTAAAGAAGAAGGAGGTGATGATGGTACTGCTTCCGAGGCGAGTCATATGATCTCTGGAATCCGTGCAGATTCGCTGGGTTGGATCAGTCCCACTCGGTGTCACGCGGGAAGCACCGAACCCCTCTTCCTACTCTTCCTCATCCATCTCTAACGCCTCTTTACTGCTTCCTTTCTGCCTCGTCTGTTAATGTACTCGAGCAACAGTTACTTCACCTCATCATTGAGGCAACAACGTAAACCTGGAGAAGAGCGAGAGAAGCAAGAGACTCATCTTGAGCTGAGCTAACACACCAGCatattgtgagagagagagagaggaggctgCTGGTTAAGAGAAGGATAGAAGGGAAAGAGAATCAATTTGTATTACCAAGGGCGAGGAGAGAGAGGtggagaaaaaggagagagacgAGGAGAAGAAGACATGAACCCGAGTCCACCTAGGTCCTTCGTGTTCCCTGCCTTCAGCTCCACCTAAACAAACGAACAAACCATCATCCTGTCCTCCCTCTCCTCTTTCCTCGCGTGCTTTCTGGTGAAAGCAGAGGAGACACCAATCAAAGAGAGCTGTATCAGCTGTCCTCCAGGATTGATACGGAGGTCATCCCCGTCTCTCCCTATCcatcaagcttcgatctttcttgtGAAAAAGGCATGTTgaagaaagagaaaggaagaagcagCGGAGGACCAATCCAAGGACGAGTGGACGGGGTCCAAGTGTGTGAAAGAAAGGGAATATATATATAGCCAGTCCATTCAATCTCTCTGTAGACATCTGGCTCGGTCGTTGTCGCAGTTCCAAGTTGCGATTTTGAGGCCGCTCCCCCCTTTGGAATCGATCAGTTGTTCACCACCGTggaaaggaggaagaagacagaAGAGGAGCCCAAGAAAGAGAGAGGGGAAGCGCATGGcggcggaggtggaggaggagatgTTGGTGCCGACGCACCAGTGGAGGAGGTACGGAGACGAGGCAGCCACGGCGGCAGAGGAGGATCCGAGCATCGACACTGACAAGCTAAGCTACGAGATCTTCTCTATCCTGGAAAGCAAGTTCCTTTTTGGCTATGACGATCACAAGCTCTGGATCCCGACGGCTCCCCCTCCAGCCGCCACTGTCACCGACGCCCCGCCGGCTCAGGCGGCCGAGGCGTCCTCCTTTAAGAACCAAAGGGGCAAAGTGTGCGTGCTCTGTCTCGACGGCGGAGGCGGCTGTGGGATGCGCGGCATCCTACCCGGGAAGGCCCTGGCCTATCTCGAGCAGGCCCTCAAGACCAAGTCCGGGGACCATGACGCGCGAATCTCCGACTACTtcgacgtcgcggccggcgccggCGTCGGGGGCGTCTTCGCCGCCATGCTCTTCGCCACTCGTGACGGCGCTCGCCCCCTCTTCCACGCCGATGATACCTGGCGCTTCCTCGCCGACCAGGGCAAGCGCCTATTCCGAAAGGGGTcgccttcctcctcctcgtcatcCACCCCAGGAATGTTCCTCCGCTGCCTTTTCCCCGGCGGCGAAGGGTCGACGACGGCGGCGATCGAGAGGGCGATGAAGGAAGCATTCGGCGACAGCCTAACGCTTCGGGACACGGTGAAGCCGGTGCTCATCCCGTGCTACGACTTGAGGAGCTCCGCGCCGTTCGTGTTCTCGCGTGCCGACGCCCTGGAGAGCGAGAGCTTCGACTTCCGGCTGTGGGAGGTCTGCCGGGCGACGTGGGCCGAGCCAGGGCGGTTCGAGCCGGCGGAGATCAGTTCGGTGGACGGAGCCACCGCCTGCGTCGGCGTGGACGGCGGGCTGGCGATGAGCAACCCGGCGGCGGCGGCCATCACTCACGTCCTTCACAACAAGCAGGAGTTCCCCTTCGTCCGTGGGGTGGAGGACCTCATGGTCCTCTCCCTCGGCTGCGGGGAGGCCGGCGGCGCCGCGGCGGCGCCCCTCGTGTCGGAGGCCGAGAACCGCAAGTTCCGGCGGTGGGGCCCCAAGGAGTGGGCCCGGCCCATCTCGCGCATCGCTGCCGACGGCTCCGCCGACCTCGTGGACCAGGCCGTCGCGCTCGCCTTCGGTCAGTGCCGGAGCTCCAACTACGTACGTGTCCAGGTACGTGCGCGCTCGGGTTTCCATTCTCATCCAACGTCGTTAACGCGCGCCTGGTGGCGGAACTGGTCATGTACGCGAATCCCCGGGCGGAGAGGACGAGGGCGGGCCACCTCTTGAGCGCGTTGGTGGTTGTGGTGTCCCGCGAGAGCGGTTAGGTCCAAACAAGCTCtcgtcctcttctcctcctctcctcctcttggGTTAAAGGGCCGTTTCTACCTCGGTCTATGTGTAGGTGGTGGTGGGATAACCCACGATGGTGAGCAGCAGCCGCTGCTGCTGTCACTTGTGGGAGCACACAAGGACAAGGCGTTGGCGTCGGCAGCGGTACTCTCCCCCGCTTTTTTTTTGGCTTCTAGTGGCTGTTTCCCCATCTCCCAAACAGTGCGCTCGCACCGAGGTCCCCTGTTCTCGACCTCTTCCAGCCATTGGTTCTCTGTTTCATCCTGCATCATTTCTTCCTTTAACTCTCACCTTGCATTTC is from Musa acuminata AAA Group cultivar baxijiao chromosome BXJ3-8, Cavendish_Baxijiao_AAA, whole genome shotgun sequence and encodes:
- the LOC135645645 gene encoding patatin-like protein 6: MAAEVEEEMLVPTHQWRRYGDEAATAAEEDPSIDTDKLSYEIFSILESKFLFGYDDHKLWIPTAPPPAATVTDAPPAQAAEASSFKNQRGKVCVLCLDGGGGCGMRGILPGKALAYLEQALKTKSGDHDARISDYFDVAAGAGVGGVFAAMLFATRDGARPLFHADDTWRFLADQGKRLFRKGSPSSSSSSTPGMFLRCLFPGGEGSTTAAIERAMKEAFGDSLTLRDTVKPVLIPCYDLRSSAPFVFSRADALESESFDFRLWEVCRATWAEPGRFEPAEISSVDGATACVGVDGGLAMSNPAAAAITHVLHNKQEFPFVRGVEDLMVLSLGCGEAGGAAAAPLVSEAENRKFRRWGPKEWARPISRIAADGSADLVDQAVALAFGQCRSSNYVRVQADASSMGRCSAEVDYDARPVTVKVLSETAEEMLRQKNVESVLFGGKRVRGQTNMEKLDWLAGELVLEHRRRSCRIAPTVALKRAHPPKSATTSK